GCGCGGGCCGCGCGGTCGAGGTCGCGGCCGAACACCACGCCGTAGCCGCCCGCCTCGGCCACGTCCTTGATCACGAGCTCGCCGAGCCTGTCGAGCACGACGGCGCGGTCGGCCTCGAACATCGGCATATAGGTGGGGGCGTTGTTGAGCAGCGGCTCCTCGCCGAGGTAGTACCGGACCATCTGCGGCACGAAATAGTAGATCGCCTTGTCGTCGGCGGCACCGTTGCCCGGCGCGTTGACGATCGCCACATTGCCGGCGCGGTAGGCGGAGAGCAGCCCCGGCACGCCGATCACCGAATCGGGGTTGAAGGCGAAGGGGTCGAGGTATTCGTCGGAAAGCCTGCGGTAGACCACGCCCACGCGATGCCGGTTGCCCGCGTAGTCAAGGAAGAACAGTTGGTTGTTCATCACCTCGAGGTCTTCGGGGAAGGCGAGCGTCGCGCCGGTTTTCTCCGCCAGATAGGCGTGTTCGAAGAACGCCGAGTTGTAGCGGCCGGGCGTGAGCACCACGGCGATGCCCTCGGTGGAGACGAAATCCATGGCTTTGCGCAGCAGCCGCGGATAATCGCGGTTGTCGCGCACGCGTACCTCGCGGAACAGTTTGGGGTTGATGCGCCGTTCGATATCGCGCGCGAACAGCGGGTAGCTGGCACCGGAGGGGATGCGCAGATTGTCCTCCAGCACCCACCAGCGGCCGTCCTCGCCCTGCACCAGATCCTCGCCCGCGATATGCGCGAACACGCCTCCCGGCGGCGTCACGCCGTTGACCTGCGGAAAATAGCCTGCGGAGGTGTAGACGAATTCCTCGGGGATCACGCCGTCATGGATGATGCGCTTGTCGGAGTAGATGTCGGCGAGGTAGGCGTTCAACGCGTTGACGCGCTGCTTCAGGCCCGCCTCCAGCCGGTCGTATTCGTCGGATTCGATGATGCGCGGAATCGGATCGTAGGGGAACAGCCGGTCGTGGTATTCGCCGTCGCTGTAGACGCCGAAACGCACGCCGTTGCGGCTGAGTTCCCGGTTGATGTCCTCGCGTCGGTTGATCAGCTCGTTCGCGAGTGTGCGCGCCGCCCGTTCGATCATCGTCTCCGCTCCCTTAGGGTACCTGTGGATTGGTTCATCGCGTTCACGCGTGCCGTGCGGCGCGCGGTTCCGATGCCGCCAGACTAGGACGGTGCGGTTTCCGACAGCGTGCGTTTGTGTTACGGGCGCGAAAATAGCTTGGGCGGGCGGGAGTCCACAGCCTGTTACAGCGTGCGCACGGCGCGGATGGCTTCGGCGCGGGCGGCGAGCTGGTCGTCGGCCGGATAGGCGATATGTTCCAGCGTGAGCCCTTGGGGGGCGATGGGGCCGGTGGATCCCTCGCGCAGAGGCACGGCCATTTTGCCGGCGAACCAGTCGAGGTCGCGTTTGCCGAGACCCACCTGCACGCAGCCGTTGACCAGGGAGCGCACCATATTGCGCGCGAAGGCGTCGGCCACGATGGTGAAGCACACCAGGCCGGACTCCACAGCGGGGGTTTCGTAGGCCAGACCGGTCGCGTCGATCAGGGGACGGACGGGCACGCGCTCCCACCGCGCGTATTTCACCTCGCGGATGGTGGTGCCGCCCGGATTCGGTGTGGCGAAGGATCCGAAATCATGCAGACCGATGGTCGTCGCCGCGGCCTCGTTCATGGCATCCAGATCGAGCCGGTCGTCGATCCGCAGCACAAAGCCGCGCATCCGGGGGTCCGCCTCGCTCCCCCGGTCGGCGATGCGGTAGACGTAGGTGCGTTCCAGCGCGGAGAAGCGCGCGTCGAAGCCGCTGGGGGCGCGGCTGACGCGGTGGAGGGTGATGTCGTCGGGCAGCATGCGGGAGAGACGGCGCCGCAACGCTTCGATGCCGGAGACGTTCATATGGCCGACCGCGCGCTCCAGCAGCGCCTCGTCCAAGTCGATATGGCACACCTGATGGCTGGCGTGCACGCCGGTGTCGGTGCGGCCCGCCACGGTCAGACGCAACCGCTGGTCGGGATCGTCCTGCGGGACGCGCAGCACGGTATGCAGCGCGGATTCGATGGTGCCCTGCACGGTGCGCAGCGTCGGCTGTGTCGCCCAACCGTAGAATCCGCCGCCGTCGTACGCCAAATCAATGCGAAGTCGTGTCATGGCTTCCATACTACGGCCACGCCGCCGACGCGCCCGTATGACGCTGTAAAACGACAAAGGGTCGGAAACCCTTTGCGGATTTCCGACCCTTGTCAATGCGTTGTGAAGCTAGCTCACTCGGCCTTCTCGGCCTCGGCCTCAGCGGCGGCCTCGGTGTTCTCCACCTCAGCGGCCTCAGCCTCGACGGCCTCGGCTTCGATCTTGGTCTCCTCGACCTCGACCGGGGCTTCCTCGGCGACCTTGACGGCGGCTTCGGCTTCCTTGACCACGGCCTGCTTCGGGCTCACCGGCTCGGTGACGAGCTCGATGATCGCGGCGGGGGCGTTGTCGCCGACGCGCGGGGCGATCTTCACGATGCGGGTGTAGCCGCCTTCGCGCTGCTCCATCTGCTCGGCGATCTGGGTGAACAGGATGTGCACCACGGACTTGTTGCGGATGACGCGCATCACGCGACGGCGGGAGTGCAGATCACCGCGCTTGGCGAAGGTGATCAGGCGCTCGGCCAGCGGACGAAGGCGCTTGGCCTTCGGCAGCGTGGTGACGATGCGGCCGTTCTGGAACAGGCTGGTGGCCATGTTCGCCAGCATGAGGCGCTCATGCGCGGGGCTGGACGCCAGGCGCGGGCCCTTCTTCGGTGTAGGCATGGGTTTTCTCCTTATTGTCCGGCCGGGTCGCAGGTGGGCATATGCCCGAGCGTCCGCGACCCGTTTTCCGAACGGTTATGCAAAAGCGGCTGTTCTCACTCGTCTTCCGGGGAGAAGAAGGTGCCGCCTTCGAGGTTGGTGGTGTCGAAGGCAATCGGCGAGGTCTTCAGCGCCAGACCCAGGGTCTGCAGCTTGTCCTTGACCTCATCGATGGACTTCATACCGAAATTGCGGATGTCGAGCAGGTCCTGCTCGGTGTGGGAGACGAGCTCGCCGATGGTGTGGATGCCCTCACGCTTGAGGCAGTTGTAGCTGCGCTGGGTGAGGTTGAGATCCTCGATCGGCACGGCCATCTCGGGGTTGGTCTCTTCGGCCACGGGAGCCGGACCGACCTCGACGCCCTCGGCCTGGATGTTGAGCTCGCGGCACAGGCCGAAGAGCTCCACCAGGGTCGAACCGGCGGAAGCCACCGCGTCACGCGGGGAGATGGCGGGCTTGGTCTCCACGTCCAGAATGAGCTTGTCGAAGTCCGTGCGCTGTTCCACACGGGTGGCCTCGACCTTGTAGCTCACCTTGAGCACCGGGGAGTAGATGGAGTCGACCGGGATGCGGCCGATCTCATCGCTGTCCTGCTTGTTCATCTGAGCCGGCACATAGCCGCGGCCGCGCTCGACGGTGAACTCGATCTCGAGTTCGCCGTCCTCGGCGAGGGTGGCGATGTGCAGATCGGGGTTGGCGATGGTCACGCCGGCCGGAGGGGTGATGTCCCCCGCGGTGGCCTCGCCCTTGCCGCTCTTGCGCAGATACATGACCACCGGCTCATCGTATTCGCTGGTGAGCACGATGCCCTTGATGTTGAGCAGAATCTCGGTCACATCCTCCTGCACGCCAGGCAGCGTGGTGAACTCGTGCAGTGCGCCGGAAACGCGCACAGAGGTCACCGCGGCACCCGGAATGGAGCTCAGGAGCGTACGACGAAGCGAGTTGCCGAGCGTGTAGCCGAAGCCAGGCTCGAGCGGCTCGATGATGAAACGCGAACGCTGCGGGTTCAGGGACTCCTCGGTCAGTGTCGGACGCTGTGCAATAAGCACTATGGTATCCTTTCAGCTTTTGGTCGGCGGTGCACTCACCGGTCAAAGCGGGTTGGATGGATTGATATTCTGAGTGCTCAGACGCGGCGGCGCTTCGGAGGACGAACGCCGTTGTGTGCTTGCGGGGTCACGTCGGTGATGGAACCGACCTCGAGACCCGCGGACTGCAGGGAGCGGATGGCGGTTTCACGACCGGAACCCGGGCCCTTGACGAACACGTCGACCTTCTTGACGCCGTGCTCCATCGCCTTGCGGGCGGCGGACTCGGCGGCCAGACCAGCGGCGAACGGCGTGGACTTACGGGAGCCCTTGAATCCGACATCGCCACCGGACGCCCAGGACACCACAGCGCCGGACGGATCGGTGATCGAAATGATCGTGTTGTTGAAAGTGGACTTGATATGCGCCTGCCCGACCGGCACCGACTTGCGGTCCCGACGACGAGGCTTGCGCGCGGCCTGCTTGGGAGCTGCCATTGACCCTCGTTTCCTAGTAACGAACTTATTTGATGATGTCCAGGCGATGGGATGGGTTCATCCCGTGGCCTGGAGCGTGCCACCGACTACTTGGTGGCCTTCTTCTTTCCGGCGACCGTGCGCTTCGGGCCCTTGCGGGTGCGGGCGTTGGTCTTGGTGCGCTGACCGCGCACGGGAAGTCCCTTACGGTGACGCTGGCCTTGGTAGCAGTTGATCTGAATCTTACGACGGATGTCCGCGTCGATTTCACGACGCAGATCGCCCTCGATCTTGTAGTTGGCCTCGAGGTAGTCACGCAGCGTGATCAGCTGCTCATCGGTAAGATCCTTGACGCGGATATCCGGATTGATACCGGTCGCGGCAAGCGTTTCCTTGGCACGAGTGCGGCCCACACCGAAAATGTAGGTGAGGGCGATCTCGATGCGCTTCTCATTGGGGATGTCGACTCCGGCAAGACGTGCCATTGCGATTCCTTCTGTGCTCCGCAGGTCTTGCACCAAATCGCCCGGATTCCCGGCCCGGGCCTGCGTACCCGGGGTTCAGTCCCGAAGGACTGTGATTCAGTGCCTTATTCTCTTATGCCGCTGGAATCTGCTCTCAGCCCTGACGCTGCTTGTGGCGCGGGTTGATGCAGATCACCATGACGCGGCCGTGACGACGGATCACGCGGCAGTTCTCGCAGATCCTCTTCACACTAGGGCTGACCTTCATGGTTTTCCTTTACTTGTACCTTTACTTGTAGCGGTACGTAATACGTCCGCGGTTCAGGTCGTACGGGCTCATCTCAAGCACGACACGATCCTGCGGCAGGATGCGGATATAGTTCTTGCGCATTTTGCCGGAGATCGTGGCGAGCACGATGTGCTTGTTCTCGAGTTCGACGCGGAACATCGCGTTCGGCAGCGCTTCCACCACCTGTCCTTCGACTTCAATCACACCGTCTTTTGCCATGTGTCTGCAGTTCCTGTCCTTTGGATGATTACTACGGCGCATCCGAAGACACACCAAATTGCAAGATTAGCCGAAATAGAAAAACGACACGCCGTAGCGTGTCGTTTCCTAGCCTTTTGGGGTGAGGATGGTAAGAATCAGGCGACCTTGGCGTCCAACGCGGCCACGATATCGGCCTGGATGGCGTCGATCTCACCCACGCCGTCGATGGCGACCAGCAGGCCGCGCTCACCGTAGGTGTCCAGCAGCGGGGCGGTCTCCTGTGCGTAGGTCTCAAGACGCTTGGCGATCACCTCGGGGGTGTCGTCGGTGCGGCCCTGCTCGGCGGCGCGCTTGGCCATACGCTCCATCAGCACGTCCCTGTCGGCGTCGAGCGCCACCACGGCGTCGAGCGGCGTGCCGAGATCGGCCAGCATGGCGTCCAGCGCCTCGACCTGGGAGGCGTTGCGCGGATAGCCGTCGAGGATCCAGCCGTTCTTGGTGTCGTCCATGGCCAGACGGTCCTTGACGATCTTGTTGGTCAGCTCGTCCGGCACCAGCTCGCCCTTGTCGGTGTAGCTCATGGCCTCAAGACCCAGCTCGGTCTTGTTCTTGATGTTGTAGCGGAAGATGTCGCCGGTGGAGATGGCGGGGATGCCGTAATGCTCGGCGAGCTTCGCGGCCTGGGTGCCTTTGCCCACACCCTGCGGGCCCATGATCAGCAGACGCATGTTGGTTCCTTTGATTGTGAAGTGTGTTGTGGATGAACGACGGTGCCGCTTTCTCGGTGAAGAAAGCGGCACCGCTATGAAAGGCTACTTGCCCTCTACTTTGTCGGTGTTCTCGAACAGGAAGCCGGTGTACTGGTACTGTTCGGTCTGTGCCTTGGCCTGGCGCAGGGTGTCGAGGCCGACGCCCGCGATGATCAGGATGGTGGTGCCGCCGAAGGGCAGCTGGGTGTTGAGTCCCAGCGCCATGATGAGCACGGTCGGAATCAGCGCCACGAAGAGCAGGTAGATGGCGCCGACGGTGTTGAGTCGGTTCATCACATAGCTCAGGTAGCGGCTGGTGGCGTTGCCGGCGCGGATGCCGGGGATGAAGCCGCCGTACTGCTTCATGTTGTCCGCGGTCTCGTCCGGGTTGAACGTGATCGAGGTGTAGAAGAAGCAGAAGAACACGATCATCACCGCGTACAGCGCGATGTACCACACGGAGGTGGTGTCGGCGAGGTTGTTGTTGATCCACTCGGCCCAGTCGGCGTCGGAGTCGAACTGCGCGATCAGGGTCGGGATCGCAAGAATGGAGGAGGCGAAGATCGGCGGGATGACGCCGGACATATTCACCTTCAGAGGCAGGTAGGTGGAGGAGCCGCCGTACATCTTGCGGCCGATCATACGACGGGTGTACTGCACCGGGATGCGGCGCTGGCACAGCTCCACGTAGTCGACGAAGATGAGGATGACGAGCAGCACGGCCACGACGATGGCGAACTTGGTCCAATCGCCGTCGGTGCCGTCGGTGCCCCAGCCGATCTCCCACAGCTGCGGCAGGAAGCCGGAGCAGATGGACATGAAGATAAGCACGGACATGCCCTGTCCGATGCCCTTTTCGGTGACGAGCTCGGCCATCCACATGATCAGGCCGGTGCCGCCGGTCATGATGAGCACCATCACGACGAGGTTCCACACGGAGCCGTCGGGGATGACCTGCGAGCACTGGTAGTTGAACAGCGCGCCGGAGCGGGCGGTCACCAGAATGGTGGTGGACTGCAGCACGGCCAGGCCGATGGTGAGGTATCGGGTGTACTGGGTGAGCTTGGCCTCGCCCGACTGGCCTTCCTTATGCAGCGCTTCGAAGCGCGGGATGACCACGCGCAGCAGCTGCACCACGATGGAGGCGGTGATGTACGGCATCACGCCCAACGCGAAGATGGACAGCTGAAGCATGGCGCCGCCGGAGAACAGATTCACCAGTCCGATGAAGTTCTCGGAGGTTGTGCTCATATCCCCCACGCATTCCTGCACCACACCGTAATCCACACCCGGCGTCGGGATGAAGGAGCCGATGCGGTAGATGATGATGATGAACAGGACGAAGAGGATCTTCTTCCTCAACTCCTTGGTCTTCAGGGCCTGGATTAGCGTCCTCACCTGGATTCCTCCCTAACGCATGCCATGTGGGCATGCATAAAAAACAAACTCTAACGCACGAGTGTAACCTAGAGCATCTACCTGTGCGCCTGCTGGGCAGGTCTACCCCCTATACGAAATGACCCTCGCCGCGGCTTTGGCGGAGAGGGTCATCTCATACGATACAGCCGTTTTTGGCGGTTCTTCGAGGATTACTTCTCGGAGATGGAGCCGCCGGCGGCTTCGATCTTGGACTTGGCGGAAGCCGAGGCCTTAACCCCCTTAAGGGTGAATGCCACGGTGGTCTCGCCGTCGCCCAGGACCTTGACCGGATAGCCGCCGCGCACGGCGCCCTTGGCGACCAGATCCTCGGCGGTCACCTCGCCGCCGGCCGGGTACAGCTCGGCAAGCTTGGAGATGTTGACGACCTGGTACTCGGTCTTGAACGGGCTCTTGAAGCCGCGCAGCTTCGGCAGGCGCATGTACAGCGGCAGCTGTCCGCCTTCGAAGCCGGGACGCACATGGGTGCGCTTCGTCTGGCCCTTGAAGCCACGACCGGAGGTCTTACCCTTGGAGCCTTCGCCTCGACCCACGCGGGTGCGAGCCTTCTTGGCGCCCGGGGCGGGCTTGAGGTCGTGCATCTGCAGGATTTCGTTATCTGCCATAATCAGTCAACCTCCTCGACGGTAACCAGGTGGCGAACCACGTTCACCAGGCCACGGTTGGCCGGGGTGTCCGGGCGGACCACGGTCTGGCCGATCTTGCGCAGGCCCAGCGTGTGCGCAGTGGCGCGCTGCTTGGGCGTGCGGTTCACGAGACCGTGATGCAGCGTAATCTTCAGGTTAGCCATGCTCACTCACCATCCTTTTCAGCCTGGGCGGCCTTGGCCTGAGCCTCTTCGCGAGCCTTGCGGGCCTCGGCGATGCCGGTGGCGCGGGCGCGCAGCAGGGCGTCGGGAGCGACCTCCTCGAGGGAGAGGCCACGACGGGCGGCGATCTCCTCGGGCTCTTCGAGCTGCTTGAGGGCGGCGACGGTCGCGCGGACCATGTTCACGGCGGTGGGCGAACCCATCGACTTGGTCAGCACGTCGGTGATGCCGGCGCACTCCATGACGGCGCGCACCGGGCCACCGGCGATAACGCCGGTACCGGGGGCAGCCGGACGCAGCAGGACGGTGCCGGCGGCGTCGTGACCGATCACCGGGTGGGTGACGGTGCCGCGGA
Above is a window of Bifidobacterium eulemuris DNA encoding:
- the rpsM gene encoding 30S ribosomal protein S13 encodes the protein MARLAGVDIPNEKRIEIALTYIFGVGRTRAKETLAATGINPDIRVKDLTDEQLITLRDYLEANYKIEGDLRREIDADIRRKIQINCYQGQRHRKGLPVRGQRTKTNARTRKGPKRTVAGKKKATK
- the rpmD gene encoding 50S ribosomal protein L30; this translates as MANLKITLHHGLVNRTPKQRATAHTLGLRKIGQTVVRPDTPANRGLVNVVRHLVTVEEVD
- the rpmJ gene encoding 50S ribosomal protein L36; this translates as MKVSPSVKRICENCRVIRRHGRVMVICINPRHKQRQG
- a CDS encoding tRNA pseudouridine synthase A, with the protein product MEAMTRLRIDLAYDGGGFYGWATQPTLRTVQGTIESALHTVLRVPQDDPDQRLRLTVAGRTDTGVHASHQVCHIDLDEALLERAVGHMNVSGIEALRRRLSRMLPDDITLHRVSRAPSGFDARFSALERTYVYRIADRGSEADPRMRGFVLRIDDRLDLDAMNEAAATTIGLHDFGSFATPNPGGTTIREVKYARWERVPVRPLIDATGLAYETPAVESGLVCFTIVADAFARNMVRSLVNGCVQVGLGKRDLDWFAGKMAVPLREGSTGPIAPQGLTLEHIAYPADDQLAARAEAIRAVRTL
- the rplO gene encoding 50S ribosomal protein L15; amino-acid sequence: MADNEILQMHDLKPAPGAKKARTRVGRGEGSKGKTSGRGFKGQTKRTHVRPGFEGGQLPLYMRLPKLRGFKSPFKTEYQVVNISKLAELYPAGGEVTAEDLVAKGAVRGGYPVKVLGDGETTVAFTLKGVKASASAKSKIEAAGGSISEK
- the rplQ gene encoding 50S ribosomal protein L17; the protein is MPTPKKGPRLASSPAHERLMLANMATSLFQNGRIVTTLPKAKRLRPLAERLITFAKRGDLHSRRRVMRVIRNKSVVHILFTQIAEQMEQREGGYTRIVKIAPRVGDNAPAAIIELVTEPVSPKQAVVKEAEAAVKVAEEAPVEVEETKIEAEAVEAEAAEVENTEAAAEAEAEKAE
- the infA gene encoding translation initiation factor IF-1, with translation MAKDGVIEVEGQVVEALPNAMFRVELENKHIVLATISGKMRKNYIRILPQDRVVLEMSPYDLNRGRITYRYK
- a CDS encoding adenylate kinase, coding for MRLLIMGPQGVGKGTQAAKLAEHYGIPAISTGDIFRYNIKNKTELGLEAMSYTDKGELVPDELTNKIVKDRLAMDDTKNGWILDGYPRNASQVEALDAMLADLGTPLDAVVALDADRDVLMERMAKRAAEQGRTDDTPEVIAKRLETYAQETAPLLDTYGERGLLVAIDGVGEIDAIQADIVAALDAKVA
- the secY gene encoding preprotein translocase subunit SecY, giving the protein MRTLIQALKTKELRKKILFVLFIIIIYRIGSFIPTPGVDYGVVQECVGDMSTTSENFIGLVNLFSGGAMLQLSIFALGVMPYITASIVVQLLRVVIPRFEALHKEGQSGEAKLTQYTRYLTIGLAVLQSTTILVTARSGALFNYQCSQVIPDGSVWNLVVMVLIMTGGTGLIMWMAELVTEKGIGQGMSVLIFMSICSGFLPQLWEIGWGTDGTDGDWTKFAIVVAVLLVILIFVDYVELCQRRIPVQYTRRMIGRKMYGGSSTYLPLKVNMSGVIPPIFASSILAIPTLIAQFDSDADWAEWINNNLADTTSVWYIALYAVMIVFFCFFYTSITFNPDETADNMKQYGGFIPGIRAGNATSRYLSYVMNRLNTVGAIYLLFVALIPTVLIMALGLNTQLPFGGTTILIIAGVGLDTLRQAKAQTEQYQYTGFLFENTDKVEGK
- the rpsE gene encoding 30S ribosomal protein S5, producing MSDIETQKETQVAEETQNTAAPEANNADRKSRRGQRGEGRRGERRNRREENRGDELLDRVVTINRVAKTHKGGRTFSFAALVVVGDGNGTVGVGYGKSREVPAAIAKGQLDAKKHMFTVPRIRGTVTHPVIGHDAAGTVLLRPAAPGTGVIAGGPVRAVMECAGITDVLTKSMGSPTAVNMVRATVAALKQLEEPEEIAARRGLSLEEVAPDALLRARATGIAEARKAREEAQAKAAQAEKDGE
- a CDS encoding DNA-directed RNA polymerase subunit alpha, translating into MLIAQRPTLTEESLNPQRSRFIIEPLEPGFGYTLGNSLRRTLLSSIPGAAVTSVRVSGALHEFTTLPGVQEDVTEILLNIKGIVLTSEYDEPVVMYLRKSGKGEATAGDITPPAGVTIANPDLHIATLAEDGELEIEFTVERGRGYVPAQMNKQDSDEIGRIPVDSIYSPVLKVSYKVEATRVEQRTDFDKLILDVETKPAISPRDAVASAGSTLVELFGLCRELNIQAEGVEVGPAPVAEETNPEMAVPIEDLNLTQRSYNCLKREGIHTIGELVSHTEQDLLDIRNFGMKSIDEVKDKLQTLGLALKTSPIAFDTTNLEGGTFFSPEDE
- the rpsK gene encoding 30S ribosomal protein S11, producing MAAPKQAARKPRRRDRKSVPVGQAHIKSTFNNTIISITDPSGAVVSWASGGDVGFKGSRKSTPFAAGLAAESAARKAMEHGVKKVDVFVKGPGSGRETAIRSLQSAGLEVGSITDVTPQAHNGVRPPKRRRV